The Pseudomonas azadiae genome includes a window with the following:
- a CDS encoding alpha-E domain-containing protein, with protein sequence MLSRTAANLYWMSRYLERAENLARMLEVSYSLSLMPQAGRSDGLDELAMSLLSSGTLESYLERHKQLDAERMLHFFALDEENPASIYNCLRTARGNAHAVRGRITADMWENLNATWLEIRSIAAGGLARHGISHFCDWVKQRSHLFRGATSGTIMRNDAYRFIRLGTFVERADNTLRLLDARYEMFGEESEEVSDLSARGYYQWSALLRALSSFEAYTQLYPNALNARSVSELLLLRRDVPRSLHACIEELSHILADLPGSYGRTAQRLAAEFEARLRYTGIEEILADGLHSRLTQFIDTVRELAQAIHSSYLEVV encoded by the coding sequence ATGCTGAGTAGAACCGCCGCAAATCTTTACTGGATGTCCCGTTACCTGGAGCGCGCCGAGAACCTGGCGCGCATGCTTGAAGTCAGTTACTCCCTGTCGCTGATGCCCCAGGCCGGGCGTAGCGATGGCCTGGATGAACTGGCCATGTCGTTGCTCAGCAGCGGCACCCTGGAGAGCTACCTGGAGCGTCATAAACAGTTGGATGCCGAGCGCATGCTGCACTTCTTCGCCCTTGACGAAGAGAACCCGGCCAGCATCTACAACTGCCTGCGCACCGCACGCGGCAACGCCCACGCGGTGCGTGGGCGCATCACCGCCGACATGTGGGAAAACCTCAACGCCACCTGGCTGGAAATACGCAGCATCGCCGCCGGCGGCCTGGCGCGGCATGGCATCAGCCATTTCTGCGACTGGGTCAAGCAGCGTTCGCACCTGTTCCGCGGCGCTACTTCGGGAACCATCATGCGCAATGACGCCTACCGGTTTATCCGTCTGGGTACCTTTGTCGAGCGCGCGGACAACACCTTACGCCTGCTGGATGCGCGCTACGAGATGTTCGGCGAAGAGTCCGAGGAAGTCAGCGATTTGTCGGCACGCGGGTATTACCAGTGGAGCGCCCTGCTCCGTGCATTGTCATCGTTCGAGGCTTATACGCAGCTGTATCCGAATGCGTTGAATGCACGCTCGGTCTCCGAACTGCTGCTGTTGCGCCGCGATGTTCCGCGCTCGTTGCATGCGTGTATCGAGGAGTTGAGTCATATCCTCGCGGATTTGCCTGGCAGTTACGGGCGCACGGCGCAGCGGCTGGCGGCGGAGTTCGAAGCACGGCTGAGGTACACCGGCATTGAAGAGATTCTGGCGGACGGGCTGCACAGTCGTCTCACGCAGTTCATCGACACAGTGCGCGAACTGGCCCAGGCGATTCACAGCTCTTACCTGGAAGTAGTCTGA
- a CDS encoding VRR-NUC domain-containing protein → MANPLEDPHYYLHNFRQVLHWLGQRYADLLDPDEQHFIQQFDRLPQASQALLVRMVMRKGMHFRGGKLNYQEIGCPHAAAAPLLALGWVDAHRLLTFEELFALLQKSELLCAFKPWIEQPKGKKSDWLVGLAAQLGDSRSFANWCPDLADTLYSLTVMELCDRLRLMFFGNLHQDWSEFVLADLGIYTYEKVEFCAASRSLRSREDVHGFLFLHQCQQAFDTGEALEDVLARIATLNTDNPWLEKRRAKLLFQVGQYCERIAELALAQRIYRTCAYPGARSRLIRVLERQEDYAQAMALVHTAQQAPESAAEQQHLQRVMPRLRRKLGEPAVPRAKPRPITRLDLALALPEPLMSVEYCVQAHLSEPEAPVHYVENGLINSLFGLLCWDAIFAPLPGAFFHPFQRGPVDLHSEDFHHRRAPLFAACFEQLQDERYKATIRRRYREKWGIQSPFVFWNLLNEELLEQALACLPAAHLGYWFERLLLDIRANRAGLPDLIQFWPAQKTYRMIEVKGPGDRLQDNQLRWLEFCGEYQMPVTVCYVRWAQSL, encoded by the coding sequence ATGGCCAACCCCCTCGAAGACCCGCACTATTACCTGCATAACTTCCGTCAGGTCCTGCATTGGCTGGGGCAGCGCTATGCAGATCTGCTCGATCCTGACGAACAGCATTTCATTCAGCAATTTGACAGGTTGCCCCAGGCGTCCCAGGCACTTTTGGTGCGAATGGTGATGCGCAAGGGTATGCATTTTCGTGGGGGCAAACTCAACTATCAGGAGATCGGCTGCCCCCACGCCGCTGCCGCACCGTTGCTGGCACTGGGTTGGGTTGACGCGCACCGCTTGCTGACTTTTGAAGAGCTGTTCGCCTTGCTGCAAAAAAGCGAGCTTCTCTGCGCGTTCAAGCCCTGGATCGAGCAGCCCAAGGGCAAGAAATCCGATTGGCTGGTAGGCCTGGCAGCGCAATTGGGCGACAGCCGCAGCTTTGCCAACTGGTGCCCCGACCTTGCCGATACCCTGTACAGCCTCACCGTGATGGAACTGTGCGATCGCCTGCGCCTGATGTTCTTCGGCAACTTGCATCAGGATTGGTCGGAGTTCGTGCTGGCCGACCTGGGTATCTACACCTACGAAAAAGTCGAGTTCTGTGCAGCATCCCGCAGCCTGCGTAGCCGTGAGGATGTGCACGGGTTTCTGTTCCTGCATCAGTGCCAGCAGGCCTTTGACACCGGCGAAGCGTTGGAGGACGTCCTGGCCAGGATCGCCACCCTGAATACCGATAACCCGTGGCTGGAAAAACGTCGGGCCAAGCTGTTGTTCCAGGTGGGGCAGTATTGCGAGCGCATCGCCGAACTGGCGTTGGCGCAGCGGATTTATCGCACGTGTGCCTACCCCGGCGCCCGCTCGCGGCTGATCCGCGTGCTCGAACGTCAGGAAGATTACGCCCAGGCCATGGCCTTGGTGCACACCGCGCAACAGGCGCCGGAAAGCGCCGCCGAGCAGCAGCACCTGCAGCGCGTAATGCCTCGCCTGCGCCGCAAGTTGGGCGAACCGGCCGTGCCCCGGGCCAAGCCACGGCCCATCACGCGGCTGGACCTGGCCCTGGCGCTGCCCGAGCCGCTGATGTCGGTGGAGTACTGCGTGCAGGCTCACCTCAGCGAACCCGAAGCGCCGGTGCACTATGTGGAAAACGGCCTGATCAATTCGCTGTTCGGCCTGTTGTGCTGGGACGCGATTTTTGCACCGTTGCCGGGGGCGTTTTTCCACCCATTCCAACGGGGCCCCGTGGACCTGCACAGTGAAGACTTCCACCATCGCCGCGCGCCGCTGTTCGCCGCGTGTTTCGAGCAGTTGCAGGACGAGCGCTACAAAGCCACCATCCGCCGGCGCTACCGCGAAAAGTGGGGGATCCAGTCGCCTTTCGTGTTCTGGAACCTGCTCAATGAAGAACTGTTGGAACAGGCATTGGCCTGCCTGCCCGCCGCACATCTGGGTTATTGGTTCGAGCGGCTGCTGCTGGATATCCGCGCCAACCGCGCCGGCTTGCCCGACCTGATCCAGTTCTGGCCGGCGCAAAAGACCTACCGCATGATCGAGGTCAAGGGCCCTGGCGATCGCCTGCAAGACAACCAGCTGCGCTGGCTGGAGTTCTGCGGCGAATACCAGATGCCCGTAACGGTCTGCTATGTGCGCTGGGCGCAGTCCCTTTGA
- a CDS encoding ATP-dependent DNA helicase: protein MSYSVAVRALCEFTAKVGDLDLRFTPSPSAQEGIVGHRTVASRRSAHYQSEVALEGEYQQLKVRGRADGYDPDANRLEEVKTYRGDLDAQPANHRQLHWAQVKVYGWLMCQKLGLSEIDLALVYFDIVGEGETLLNQRFQAAELEPFFNQQCALFLGWARQEMQHREARNRSAQALAFPHAGFRPGQRSLAESVYKAVSTGRCLMAQAPTGIGKTIGTIFPLLKALAPQQLDTLFFLTAKTPGRKLALDAAHVLYAASPDLQLRVLELVARDKACEHLDKACHGDACPLAKGFYDRLPAARIAASKVRLLDQRNLREVALAHDVCPYYLSQEMARWADLVVADYNYYFDFGAMLFGLAQLNQWRAAVLVDEAHNLVERARSMYSASLDQYSLKILRGTAPEPLKKPLQRLNREWNALHKDQLAPYQAYATRPEKLLQALSLCASAMGEYFNEHPEALSGDLQAFYFEVLQFAKVAELFNEHFIFDISKRQLMGKRSSSTLCLRNVVPAEFIRPRLTAARSSTLFSATLSPRHYYADLLGLPADTTWIDVESPFKAEQLQVRIVDEISTRFVHRHASLEPIVELIARQYAQQPGNYLAFFSSFDYLQQVAQLLAEKHPHIALWQQSRGMAEAERQAFLDQFTEHSQGIGFAVLGGAFGEGIDLPGARLIGAFIATLGLPQLNPVNEQMKLRMGAIFGAGYDYTYLYPGIQKVVQAAGRVIRSQQDRGVVMLIDDRFGEARVRQLLPSWWAPTTGA, encoded by the coding sequence TTGAGCTACAGCGTTGCCGTGCGCGCATTGTGCGAGTTCACGGCGAAGGTCGGCGACCTGGACCTGCGCTTTACCCCATCCCCCAGCGCCCAGGAAGGCATTGTCGGCCACCGCACCGTCGCCTCGCGGCGCAGCGCGCATTACCAGAGTGAGGTTGCGCTTGAAGGCGAATACCAGCAACTGAAGGTACGGGGCAGGGCGGACGGTTATGACCCCGACGCCAACCGCCTCGAAGAAGTGAAAACCTATCGCGGCGACCTCGACGCCCAGCCGGCCAATCATCGGCAACTGCATTGGGCCCAGGTCAAAGTGTACGGCTGGCTCATGTGCCAGAAACTCGGCCTGTCGGAGATTGACCTGGCGCTGGTGTACTTCGATATCGTCGGTGAAGGCGAGACGCTGCTGAACCAACGCTTTCAAGCCGCTGAACTGGAGCCGTTCTTCAACCAGCAATGCGCGCTGTTCCTGGGTTGGGCCCGGCAGGAAATGCAGCACCGCGAAGCGCGCAACCGCAGCGCGCAAGCCTTGGCGTTTCCCCATGCCGGTTTCCGTCCCGGCCAGCGCTCGCTCGCCGAGTCGGTGTACAAAGCCGTCAGCACCGGTCGCTGCCTGATGGCGCAGGCGCCAACCGGCATTGGCAAGACCATCGGCACGATTTTTCCGCTGCTCAAGGCCCTGGCGCCCCAGCAGCTGGACACGCTGTTCTTCCTGACCGCCAAGACGCCCGGGCGTAAACTCGCCCTGGATGCCGCCCACGTGCTGTATGCCGCCAGCCCCGACTTGCAACTGCGCGTACTGGAACTGGTGGCGCGGGACAAAGCCTGCGAACACCTGGACAAGGCCTGCCATGGCGATGCCTGCCCCTTGGCCAAGGGTTTCTACGACCGGCTGCCCGCCGCGCGCATCGCCGCGTCCAAGGTGCGCCTGCTGGACCAGCGCAACCTGCGCGAGGTGGCCCTGGCCCATGACGTGTGCCCGTATTACCTGAGCCAGGAAATGGCACGCTGGGCCGACCTGGTGGTCGCCGACTACAATTACTACTTCGATTTTGGCGCCATGCTGTTCGGCCTGGCCCAGCTCAACCAGTGGCGCGCGGCAGTGCTGGTGGACGAGGCGCATAACCTGGTCGAGCGTGCCCGTTCGATGTACAGCGCCAGCCTCGACCAGTACAGCCTCAAGATCCTGCGCGGCACCGCCCCCGAACCCTTGAAGAAACCCTTGCAGCGCCTCAACCGTGAGTGGAACGCGCTGCACAAGGACCAGCTCGCGCCGTACCAGGCCTATGCCACGCGGCCTGAAAAACTGCTGCAGGCCCTGAGCCTGTGCGCCAGCGCCATGGGCGAGTATTTTAACGAGCACCCCGAAGCCCTCAGTGGCGACCTGCAGGCGTTCTATTTCGAGGTGCTGCAATTCGCCAAGGTCGCCGAGCTGTTCAACGAACACTTCATTTTCGATATCAGCAAGCGCCAGCTCATGGGCAAGCGCAGCAGCTCGACCCTGTGCCTGCGCAATGTGGTGCCCGCCGAATTCATCCGCCCGCGGTTGACCGCAGCGCGCAGCAGCACGCTGTTTTCGGCGACCCTCAGCCCTCGTCATTATTACGCCGACTTGCTCGGGCTGCCGGCGGATACGACCTGGATCGACGTGGAGTCGCCGTTCAAGGCCGAACAGCTGCAGGTGCGCATCGTCGATGAAATCTCCACGCGCTTCGTCCATCGTCACGCCTCGCTGGAACCGATCGTTGAACTGATCGCCCGCCAGTACGCCCAACAGCCCGGAAACTACCTGGCGTTTTTCTCAAGTTTTGATTACCTGCAGCAGGTGGCGCAGCTGTTGGCCGAGAAACACCCGCACATCGCATTATGGCAACAGTCGCGCGGCATGGCCGAGGCCGAGCGCCAAGCCTTTCTTGACCAATTCACCGAGCACAGCCAGGGCATCGGCTTTGCCGTGCTGGGTGGCGCATTCGGTGAAGGCATCGATCTGCCGGGCGCCCGTTTGATCGGGGCCTTTATCGCGACGCTGGGCTTGCCGCAGCTGAACCCGGTCAACGAACAGATGAAACTGCGCATGGGTGCGATCTTCGGCGCCGGCTACGACTACACCTACCTGTATCCCGGCATCCAGAAGGTGGTGCAGGCGGCAGGCAGGGTGATCCGCAGCCAGCAGGACCGCGGCGTGGTGATGTTGATCGATGATCGGTTCGGCGAGGCGCGGGTGCGCCAGTTATTGCCGAGCTGGTGGGCACCCACGACTGGCGCCTGA
- a CDS encoding circularly permuted type 2 ATP-grasp protein has product MARSFFDEMNDADGVCRAHYQDFSRWLANTPPELLAQRRREADLLFHRAGITFTLYGDEHDTERLIPFDIIPRSIPASEWAVIERGCIQRVNALNMFLADIYHDQRIIKAGIIPAEQVLGNEGYQKAMVGLDLHRGVYSHISGVDLVRDGDGTYYVLEDNLRTPSGVSYMLEDRKMMMRLFPEVFAKQRIAPVDHYPNLLLKTLKSASRLDNPNVVVLTPGRFNSAFFEHAFLAREMGVELVEGADLFVHDLKVFMRTTDGPKPVDVIYRRIDDAFLDPHAFNPDSMLGVPGLVAAYCAGNVVLANAIGTGVADDKSIYPYVPHMIRFYLDEEPILQNVPTFQCRNPDELSHVLANLPELVVKETQGCGGYGMLVGPAATAAEIEDFRQRIKARPHAYIAQPTLSLSTCPTFVESGIAPRHIDLRPFVLSGKETRLVPGGLTRVALKEGSLIVNSSQGGGTKDTWVVEG; this is encoded by the coding sequence ATGGCTCGATCTTTCTTTGACGAAATGAATGATGCAGACGGCGTGTGTCGTGCGCATTATCAGGATTTCTCCCGCTGGCTGGCGAACACGCCGCCGGAACTGCTGGCCCAGCGCCGCCGTGAAGCCGATTTGCTGTTCCACCGCGCCGGGATCACCTTTACCCTGTATGGCGATGAACACGACACCGAGCGCCTGATCCCCTTCGACATCATTCCCCGCAGCATCCCCGCCAGCGAGTGGGCCGTGATCGAGCGCGGCTGTATCCAGCGCGTCAACGCACTGAACATGTTCCTGGCCGATATCTACCATGACCAGCGCATTATCAAGGCCGGGATCATTCCGGCAGAGCAGGTGCTGGGAAACGAGGGTTATCAAAAAGCCATGGTCGGCCTGGACCTGCACCGCGGCGTCTATTCGCATATTTCCGGCGTGGACCTGGTGCGCGATGGCGATGGCACCTACTACGTGCTCGAGGACAACCTGCGTACCCCCAGCGGCGTGAGCTACATGCTCGAAGACCGCAAGATGATGATGCGCCTGTTCCCCGAAGTGTTCGCCAAACAGCGCATCGCACCGGTGGACCACTACCCCAACCTGCTGCTCAAGACCTTGAAAAGCGCGAGCCGCCTGGACAACCCCAATGTGGTGGTGCTGACGCCGGGCCGCTTTAACAGTGCATTCTTCGAACACGCGTTCCTGGCGCGGGAAATGGGCGTGGAGCTGGTGGAAGGCGCCGACCTGTTCGTGCACGACCTCAAGGTATTCATGCGCACCACCGACGGCCCCAAGCCCGTGGACGTGATTTACCGGCGCATCGACGACGCCTTCCTCGACCCCCACGCCTTCAATCCCGATTCCATGCTTGGCGTGCCCGGCCTGGTGGCCGCCTACTGCGCAGGCAACGTAGTGCTGGCCAATGCCATCGGCACCGGCGTGGCCGATGACAAGTCGATCTACCCCTATGTGCCGCATATGATCCGTTTCTACCTGGATGAAGAACCGATACTGCAAAACGTGCCGACCTTCCAGTGCCGCAACCCCGATGAGCTGTCCCACGTGCTGGCCAACCTGCCGGAACTGGTGGTCAAGGAAACCCAGGGCTGCGGTGGCTACGGCATGCTGGTCGGCCCGGCCGCCACCGCCGCCGAAATCGAGGACTTCCGCCAGCGCATCAAGGCCAGGCCCCATGCCTACATCGCCCAGCCCACGCTGAGCCTGTCGACGTGCCCGACCTTTGTCGAAAGCGGTATCGCGCCTCGGCATATCGATCTGCGGCCCTTTGTGCTTTCGGGCAAGGAGACCCGCCTGGTGCCCGGCGGGCTCACCCGCGTGGCCTTGAAGGAAGGCTCGTTGATCGTCAACTCGTCGCAAGGCGGTGGAACCAAGGACACCTGGGTGGTGGAGGGCTGA